From Microlunatus capsulatus, a single genomic window includes:
- a CDS encoding ATP-binding protein, giving the protein MTSTPETVLTPTAPGEPLRPHAEQVYAAELAALEAADDRPRPPHWRLSPWAVVTYLLGGVLPDGTPVSAKYVGSRRLVEVAVATLATDRALLLLGVPGTAKSWVSEHLAAAVSGRSTLLVQGTSGTTEDAIRYGWNYARLLAEGPSAAALVASPVMVAMRTGAIARIEELTRIPADVQDALITVLSEKTLPVPELGEEVQALKGFNVIATANDRDKGINDLSSALRRRFNTVVLPLPAREEDEVAIVATRVAELASSLELPAVPAALEEIRRVVTVFRELRSGLTADGRTRVKSPSATLSTAEAISVVTSGMALSAHFGDGRLRPADVAAGLVGAVVKDPVSDQVAWDEYLEVVVRPREDWAEFYRACREVG; this is encoded by the coding sequence GCGCCCGGCGAGCCGCTGCGCCCGCACGCCGAGCAGGTCTACGCCGCCGAGCTGGCCGCCCTCGAGGCGGCGGACGACCGGCCCCGCCCCCCGCACTGGCGGCTGTCGCCCTGGGCCGTCGTCACCTACCTGCTGGGCGGCGTGCTGCCCGACGGGACGCCGGTGAGCGCGAAGTACGTGGGCTCGCGCCGCCTCGTCGAGGTCGCCGTGGCCACCCTCGCCACCGACCGCGCGCTGCTGCTGCTCGGCGTCCCGGGCACGGCCAAGTCGTGGGTCTCGGAGCACCTGGCCGCCGCCGTCTCCGGCCGCTCGACGCTGCTGGTCCAGGGCACCTCCGGCACCACCGAGGACGCCATCCGCTACGGCTGGAACTACGCCCGGCTGCTGGCCGAGGGCCCGAGCGCCGCGGCGCTGGTGGCCTCCCCGGTGATGGTGGCCATGCGGACCGGGGCGATCGCCCGCATCGAGGAGCTCACCCGCATCCCCGCCGACGTGCAGGACGCGCTCATCACCGTGCTCTCGGAGAAGACGCTGCCGGTGCCCGAGCTGGGCGAGGAGGTGCAGGCGCTCAAGGGGTTCAACGTCATCGCGACCGCCAACGACCGCGACAAGGGGATCAACGACCTCTCCTCGGCGCTGCGCCGCCGCTTCAACACCGTCGTGCTCCCGCTGCCGGCGCGCGAGGAGGACGAGGTCGCCATCGTCGCCACCCGGGTGGCCGAGCTCGCGTCGTCGCTGGAGCTGCCCGCCGTGCCCGCGGCGCTGGAGGAGATCCGCCGGGTGGTGACGGTGTTCCGCGAGCTGCGCTCCGGGCTGACCGCCGACGGCCGCACCCGGGTGAAGAGCCCGTCGGCCACCCTGTCGACGGCGGAGGCGATCTCGGTCGTGACCAGCGGGATGGCGCTCTCGGCGCACTTCGGCGACGGCCGGCTGCGGCCCGCCGACGTCGCCGCCGGCCTGGTCGGCGCCGTCGTCAAGGACCCGGTCTCGGACCAGGTGGCCTGGGACGAGTACCTCGAGGTCGTCGTCCGGCCGCGGGAGGACTGGGCCGAGTTCTACCGCGCCTGCCGGGAGGTCGGGTGA